One Aspergillus oryzae RIB40 DNA, chromosome 2 genomic window carries:
- a CDS encoding uncharacterized protein (predicted protein) — protein MSGEDDLGYTMLNIAIEMAEALGIINREPLDLSKLQLSDEMITSVKRTAWGVFQVDTVVHTNFLKPSRVTSVSLDRIDPNESGAGDLWVPYPTKGRDSHG, from the exons ATGTCGGGAGAGGACGATCTCGGCTATACGATGCTCAACATTGCAATCGAGATGGCGGAGGCACTCGGCATCATCAACCGGGAGCCGCTCGATCTCAGCAAATTACAGCTGTCCGACGAAATGATCACATCCGTAAAGCGAACGGCGTGGGGAGTATTCCAGGTCGACAC GGTGGTTCATACCAACTTTTTGAAGCCGAGCCGGGTCACGAGCGTCAGTCTCGACCGGATCGATCCGAACGAGTCTGGTGCCGGGGATCTCTGGGTTCCGTATCCGACAAAAGGCCGCGACAGTCATGGCTGA
- a CDS encoding uncharacterized protein (predicted protein), whose translation MFSTILTSVLALASSVTARSVETRSLTPRSITPPEGCPIPTWTVDNFRWFNGSHSLDCIHSEVDKNTKGCLCGRDWCEPNPDTCNGTMVNVCYTGMPNYQPWGYGPPQTLAIDFEDGLHCGDTYIGYRIHDIAHGESNCGYADRGLGRIVSFYGSSNEATSTGHMDYVLGSGHALECANGSKITYSGSTDFTLNCVHDEFFNATCTAEPFEVPVLSYSWVN comes from the coding sequence ATGTTCTCAACCATCTTGACCAGCGTGTTGGCGCTCGCCTCCTCGGTGACCGCTCGGTCTGTCGAGACGCGATCCCTCACTCCTCGCTCCATCACCCCTCCCGAAGGTTGTCCCATCCCGACATGGACGGTCGACAACTTCCGCTGGTTCAATGGCTCTCATAGCTTGGACTGCATCCACAGCGAGGTCGACAAGAACACGAAAGGCTGTCTCTGTGGCCGGGACTGGTGCGAGCCCAACCCGGACACGTGCAATGGCACCATGGTCAACGTTTGCTACACGGGCATGCCCAACTACCAACCCTGGGGCTACGGCCCTCCCCAGACACTGGCGATCGATTTCGAGGATGGCCTGCACTGCGGTGATACTTACATCGGCTATCGGATTCACGACATTGCACATGGCGAGTCCAACTGCGGATATGCAGACCGCGGTCTGGGCCGGATTGTCTCGTTCTACGGCAGCTCTAACGAGGCGACCTCGACCGGTCATATGGACTACGTGCTTGGGAGTGGTCATGCGCTGGAGTGCGCCAATGGTAGCAAGATTACCTACTCCGGTAGTACCGATTTCACCTTGAACTGCGTGCATGACGAATTCTTCAATGCGACCTGCACTGCTGAGCCCTTTGAGGTTCCCGTGCTCAGTTACTCCTGGGTCAACTAA